One Epinephelus moara isolate mb chromosome 20, YSFRI_EMoa_1.0, whole genome shotgun sequence genomic window carries:
- the LOC126407931 gene encoding C-C motif chemokine 4-like, producing MAAPRLALSVFVLMLAVITLSEGMRGTGPKKCCFRFNENEVPRDRVAGYIKTSQRCSNPAILLKTKAGRQLCVRPSAPWVKTLITYLDSKAIPGEMSNL from the exons ATGGCTGCTCCTCGTCTcgctctgtctgtgtttgtgctgatgCTGGCTGTCATCACTCTCAGTGAAG GTATGCGTGGTACTGGCCCAAAGAAATGCTGCTTTCGTTTCAATGAGAACGAGGTGCCAAGAGACAGAGTGGCTGGCTACATCAAGACCAGCCAGCGGTGCTCCAACCCTGCCATCTT GTTGAAGACAAAGGCAGGTCGTCAGCTGTGTGTCAGACCTTCAGCCCCTTGGGTGAAGACGCTCATCACCTACCTGGACAGCAAAGCCATCCCAGGAGAGATGTCCAACCTGTAA